The nucleotide sequence CGTTTGGGATTTGACAAGACGTTTGATACAGATACCGGTGCGGACTTGACAATAATGGAAGAGGCAAACGAGCTTTTAGAGCGCATACAAAACGGAGGAAAGCTGCCGATGATAACGTCGTGCAGTCCCGGCTGGATAAAGTTTTGTGAGCATAACTTCCCGGACTTTTTGGATAATTTATCATCATGCAAATCACCGCATGAGATGTTCGGCGCAGTTATAAAATCTTATTACGCAAAGAAAAACAATATAGACCCTAAAAAGATTTTTGTTGTATCAGTAATGCCTTGTGTGGCTAAAAAGTTTGAAGCAGGACGTCCTGAGATGGAGTCTGACGGACTTAGAGATGTTGATGCGGTTATTTCAACTCGAGAGCTTGCGAGAATGATAAAGCAGGCTGGTATAATGTTTGACAGACTGCCTGATGAGGAATTTGATGTTCCGTTTGAACGTGCCAGCGGAGCCGGAGTTATATTCGGCGCAACCGGCGGAGTTATGGAAGCGGCGCTGAGAACGGCGGCAGATACGTTAGGCGGAAAATCTGTTGAAGAGATTGAATATAATGACGTAAGAGGCGTTGAAGGAATAAAAGAGGCCACAGTAAATATGGGCGGTATTGATGTTAAGGTTGCTGTTGCTCATGGCTTAGGAAACGCTAGAAAGCTTTTAAACAATATTCGTGAAGGCAAGGCGGATTATCACTTTATTGAGATAATGGCCTGTTCGGGCGGCTGTGTAAATGGCGGAGGACAGCCTATAGTTCCGTCGAGACTGAAAATGGATATTGATGTCAGAACGGAGCGCGCAAAAGCGTTATATTCGGAAGACAGAGACAGCAAGATTAGAAAGAGCCATGAAAATCCTGATATGACATTGCTGTATGAGGACTTTTTTGAAAAACCGGGTTCACATCTTGCGCATGAGCTGCTGCACACGACGTACAAAGAGCGCGGGAGATTTTAATTATTATAAAAATGCCCTTCTGAATTCAGAAGGGCATTTTTGTTGGATTATTGTTTTTATTAATATGGCTATATTATAATAATTTAATTAAAGTGGAAAGTTATATATACTGTATAATTGAGTTTTTTATAATAAAAATTTTATTTTGTTTTGCGTGTATATTATAATGTTTTTATATTTATTAATTTTTAAAATAATAAAATTATATACTATGTATATGACCCCATATAAAAAATTTATTATTACATAATAGGGTGTTTGAACCATTTCTTTTTCTCGCAAGAAAAAGAAACGCTTCACCAAAGAAAAAGTGCTGCTCGCTTAGGTCGCCTGCGGCTCCAAGGGGCGCTCGCACCCCGCTCATTTCATCATGAAGCATGGCTTCATGATGAAAAAAGCCCTACTACTTTCCCGTTGACTTTGTGTACTACCGTGAAAATAGATATTCTGAGTTTCTATTTATTTAATTTACTAAAAAAGAAGGTTTTTCAGTGAACATCGGTAGGCTTGCGATAGCAAGCGCGTGAGGTGCGCAGTAGCGGAATTGTTAATATCTTTTATTATTTTCTTTATAGCTTTCTATAAGATTAATTATCAGTTCTGTATCTTTTTCATTTAGTTTATTTATTCCTTTTATTATTTTATGTATTTTTTCAGGATACTTCATATTTTCATTAAAATATTCATATGGCGTTATTCCAAAATATCTGCATATTTCAAAAAATTCGCTCATGGACGGCATTGCTTTTCCTGATGATATATGATTTATATATCCTTCCGAACGTCCCATATCTAAACTCATACATCTTTCTGATATGTTTTTTCTCATTCGCAATTCTGTTATTCTTTTTCTTACAAAATCTTCAAACATTTATATTCCCTTTCCTATATATTATATATATTATAAAATTTATTCATAATAATTTGATGTATATTTGATTCATTTTCTAATTTTTTTCATTATTTTTTAATATTTTTAAAAATATAAAATATGTTTTTGATTTTCAATTGATAATTGTCTGAAAATATTAGTTGTTTCTTCAATATAAATTTACTTTATAATCTGAATATCAATTTGTGGTAATATTATAATTTGATAAAAATTTAGTGTGTTTTATTAAAAAAATAATATTATTTATTGATAGTTTATTTAAAATATGATAATATATAAAAATAAAACGAGGTGATAAAATGTCAGAACGTCTTAAAGAATTACGTAAATCTCTTAAAATGAATCAAACAAACTTTGCGAAACAAATAGGGATAACTCAAACGGCGTATTCAATGATTGAAAATGGAATAAATCCTTTATCAAACAGACATATCAAAGTTATTTGTCTGGCATATAATGTCAATGAAACGTGGTTGCGCACAGGAGAAGGAGAGATGTTTATTTCTTCTCCATATGAACAAGAGTTTGTTAAAATATTCAGCAAGTTAACAACAGAGACTCAACAACATTTATTGTGTATTATCAAAGAACTTCTAAAAATACAAAATGAATTTGTAAATAAAGAGCAAAAATATGATGCTGAATAAAAACTATATTTTATACTGTTATAAAAACAGGTAATTAATATATTGAACACTGCGTGTTCAGATGATAGCTCACCTAACGCGGCAAACTATGTTTGCCCTACCGATGTTCGCTAAAAACTCTGCTTTTTATGCATTAAATTAATATGAACTCGAAAAATCTTTTTTCACGGTAGCACACAAAGTCAACGGGAAAGTAGTAGGGCTTTTTTCATCATGAAGCCATGCTTCATGGTGAAATGAGCGTGGGCGAGCGCCCATTGGAGCCGTAGGCGACCTAAGCGAGCAGTACTTTTTCTTTGGTGAAGCGTTTCTTTTTCTTACGAGAAAAAGAAATGTTTCAAACACCTATTATAAGTAAAATAATAAATATTATATGGGGTCATATACAAAGTTGATTTTAATGAATGTTTTCTTTATATAATGAACACTGCGTGTTCAGATGATAGCTCACCTAACGCGCTTGTTAACACAAGCCTACCGAAGTTCACTGAAAACCACATTTTTATATATTAATTTAAAAGGAAAACTCAGTTTTTTCAATAAGTAA is from Monoglobus pectinilyticus and encodes:
- a CDS encoding NADH-dependent [FeFe] hydrogenase, group A6, which translates into the protein MADNVNIKINGIELSVPADYTVLEAARENGIDIPTLCYLKDISKTGSCRMCIVEIKGARALQAACVYPVSEGLEVMTNTKKVRDQRRVTLELLLSTHEKKCLSCIRNKSCELQSLSEELGVDSIEFEGDMNSFEIDDVSPSIVRDNNKCILCRRCVNMCKDVQTVAVIDTMQRGFNTRVGTAFEKALSDTACVNCGQCIVSCPTGALREKDNTQEIWDAIADDDKYVVVQTAPAVRAGLGEEFGFPIGTPVTGKMAAALRRLGFDKTFDTDTGADLTIMEEANELLERIQNGGKLPMITSCSPGWIKFCEHNFPDFLDNLSSCKSPHEMFGAVIKSYYAKKNNIDPKKIFVVSVMPCVAKKFEAGRPEMESDGLRDVDAVISTRELARMIKQAGIMFDRLPDEEFDVPFERASGAGVIFGATGGVMEAALRTAADTLGGKSVEEIEYNDVRGVEGIKEATVNMGGIDVKVAVAHGLGNARKLLNNIREGKADYHFIEIMACSGGCVNGGGQPIVPSRLKMDIDVRTERAKALYSEDRDSKIRKSHENPDMTLLYEDFFEKPGSHLAHELLHTTYKERGRF
- a CDS encoding helix-turn-helix domain-containing protein yields the protein MFEDFVRKRITELRMRKNISERCMSLDMGRSEGYINHISSGKAMPSMSEFFEICRYFGITPYEYFNENMKYPEKIHKIIKGINKLNEKDTELIINLIESYKENNKRY
- a CDS encoding helix-turn-helix domain-containing protein; its protein translation is MSERLKELRKSLKMNQTNFAKQIGITQTAYSMIENGINPLSNRHIKVICLAYNVNETWLRTGEGEMFISSPYEQEFVKIFSKLTTETQQHLLCIIKELLKIQNEFVNKEQKYDAE